The following proteins are encoded in a genomic region of Plasmodium chabaudi chabaudi strain AS genome assembly, chromosome: 1:
- a CDS encoding fam-a protein codes for MNTRYIKIALALLSLAEYMQNIAFASEYAPATISSNEEDKQQLATNTEEVKEQLDSTPEEVKEQLDSTSEEVKEELSPTLEEVKEQLASILEEVNEQLDSVLEEVKEQEPISPEEVKEQAPITPEEVKEQAPITPEEAKEAEDVMDEALDLAKKHVKHTKNYKIYHKEDDEAILYFKRVNFIDIGKLELTIHNPDSYDGIVNMLWDPNGPKNYDHLFDTGSFFRTYNENLAIIQQHYNGPDGKWNLYCYALAKKFQLSEDETAIVFASSDMSGPGNTYERYENPIVEGASIFKPDIYSENYIINGNLSQIFVNLMAFFIKKEADCVKITHISSIDYDAPLYVPQDLLKLLTSQKMVNVIKLREIFKKE; via the exons ATGAATACAAGGTATATTAAGATCGCTTTGGCACTTTTAAGTCTCGCAgaatatatgcaaaatataGCATTTGCAAGCGAATATGCTCCAGCCACCATTTC TTCAAATGAAGAAGATAAACAACAATTAGCTACCAACACTGAAGAAGTTAAAGAACAATTGGATTCCACTCCTGAAGAAGTTAAAGAACAATTGGATTCCACCTCTGAAGAAGTTAAAGAAGAATTATCTCCTACTCTTGAAGAAGTTAAAGAACAGTTAGCTTCCATCCTTGAAGAAGTTAACGAACAATTGGATTCCGTCCTTGAAGAAGTTAAAGAACAAGAACCTATCAGCCCAGAAGAAGTTAAAGAACAAGCACCTATCACCCCAGAAGAAGTTAAAGAACAAGCACCTATCACCCCAGAAGAAGCTAAAGAAGCAGAAGATGTTATGGATGAAGCTTTAGATCTTGCAAAAAAACATGTCAaacatacaaaaaattacaaaatatatcataagGAAGATGACGAAGcaattctatattttaagaGAGTAAACTTTATTGACATTGGAAAGCTTGAACTTACAATCCACAATCCCGATAGT tatGATGGTATAGTAAACATGCTATGGGATCCCAATGGCCCAAAGAACTACGACCATCTTTTCGATACAG gaAGCTTTTTTCGAACATACAATGAAAATTTAGCAATTATACAACAACATTACAATGGTCCTGATGGAAAATGGaatttatattgttatgCATTAGCCAAAAAATTTCAA ttATCAGAAGACGAAACTGCAATAGTCTTTGCCTCATCAGATATGAGTGGTCCTGGTAATACCTATGAAAGATATGAAAATCCTATCGTAGAAGGTGCAAGCATATTCAAACCTGATATTTATtctgaaaattatattataaatggaAATTTATCCCAAATTTTTGTTAACTTAATggcatttttcattaaaaaggAAGCAGATTGCGTTAAAATTACCCATATCAGCTCT aTTGATTATGATGCTCCTTTATATGTCCCTCAAGATCTTCTTAAATTGTTAACATCCCAAAAAATGGTAAATGTTATCAAATTAAGggaaatttttaaaaaggaataa
- a CDS encoding fam-a protein, protein MNKGYIKVILALLSVTGYMQNIVFASEHDPSANSSNETSTQLLSANPEEAKQAEAIMANVLNIAKKHAKHTKDYTVYSEVDEEAILHLKYVNNTEVGKLEFTIHDPNIYDNIVNLIWDPNGATYFDETFIEGSTPQVYNENLVIIQQRYQSAIGSWQRYYHALAGKFELSSNETAILMASSDMNDHDGYCTKQYVNPIVDSINSFHPDINSQEDIRNGKLSKMFVNLMVFFIKKEADSIKITHISSVDANAPWFVPGVMVRKAKVTKMLNFLKLRDIFKNE, encoded by the exons atgaataaaggATATATTAAGGTTATTTTGGCACTTTTAAGTGTCACCGgatatatgcaaaatataGTATTTGCAAGCGAACACGATCCAAGCGCCAATTc TTCAAATGAAACAAGTACACAACTATTATCTGCCAACCCTGAAGAGGCTAAACAAGCAGAAGCTATTATGGCcaatgttttaaatattgcAAAAAAACATGCCAAGCATACAAAGGATTACACTGTATATAGTGAGGTAGATGAAGAAGCAATTCtacatttaaaatatgtaaacaATACTGAAGTTGGAAAGCTTGAGTTTACAATCCATGATCCCAATATA taTGATAATATAGTAAACTTGATATGGGATCCCAATGGTGCAACCTACTTTGATGAAACATTCATTGAAG gaTCCACTCCTCAagtatataatgaaaatttagtAATTATACAACAACGTTACCAAAGTGCTATTGGATCATGGCAAAGATATTATCATGCATTAGCCGGAAAATTTGAA TTATCATCGAACGAAACTGCAATACTCATGGCTTCTTCAGATATGAATGATCATGATGGTTATTGCACTAAACAATATGTAAATCCTATTGTAGACAGTATAAACTCATTCCACCCTGATATTAATTCTCAAGAAGATATTagaaatggaaaattatCCAAAATGTTTGTTAACTTAATggtatttttcattaaaaaggAAGCCGATTCCATTAAAATTACCCACATCAGCTCT GTTGATGCAAACGCTCCTTGGTTTGTCCCAGGAGTCATGGTTCGAAAAGCCAAAGTCACCAAAATGTTAAATTTTCTCAAACTAAgagatatttttaaaaatgaataa
- a CDS encoding fam-a protein: MNKGYMKTVFVVLSLVVCAINNVRGADTAPITSNTPNIIDQRKAALEAKREELKRMTCDDPEEIQAATSLANENVSLLLKIADNMDGFELFHKYGEYCELYYKKFEHIEIKRFNSKMIGHHQYNSTVDTIWDYANLQKLDRRFIIGNPVRIYTPNLVLFEKFNIDQVTSSRKKRFALGAKAHISDDVTVILCPTRVLKYDTDFRGNIDMKEMLERAEPINDDADPEETLLNLNANVSGFIIRKIEGDQVDITYLNAIFKDDRRSDYIEDRRHGRAAVSGIIHLSYWGGEDRNASPSIRSLTKL, encoded by the exons atgaataaaggCTACATGAAAACTGTTTTTGTTGTTTTAAGCTTGGTTGTATGCGCTATCAATAACGTACGTGGAGCCGATACTGCTCCAATTACTTCTAATACCCCCAACATCATTGACCAAAGAAAGGCTGC TTTGGAGGCAAAACGTGAGGAACTTAAACGCATGACCTGTGATGACCCTGAAGAAATTCAAGCTGCAACGTCCCTAGCAAACGAAAATGTATCACTTTTACTAAAAATTGCTGATAATATGGATGGTTTCGAGCTATTTCATAAATACGGTGAATACTgtgaattatattataagaaaTTTGAACATATagaaattaaaagattTAATTCGAAAATGATAGGCCATCACCAG taCAATTCCACAGTAGATACGATTTGGGATTACGctaatttacaaaaattggATCGCAGATTTATTATTg GAAATCCTGTTCGTATATACACCCCAAATTTAGTCttgtttgaaaaatttaacaTAGATCAAGTTACTTCATCCCGCAAAAAAAGATTTGCTTTAGGCGCAAAAGCTCAT ATATCAGATGACGTAACTGTAATTCTTTGTCCTACAAGAGTTCTAAAATATGATACTGATTTCCGTGGAAATATTGATATGAAAGAAATGTTAGAAAGAGCAGAACCAATCAATGACGATGCTGATCCTGAAGAAACATTATTGAATTTGAATGCTAACGTGTCTGGATTTATAATTAGAAAAATCGAGGGTGATCAAGTTGATATTACTTATTTAAACGCT ATTTTTAAGGATGATCGTCGTAGCGATTATATTGAAGATCGAAGACATGGAAGAGCTGCTGTTAGTGGTATTATACACCTGTCATACTGGGGTGGAGAGGATAGAAACGCATCTCCCTCAATTAGAAGTCTTACAAAACTTTAA
- a CDS encoding reticulocyte binding protein, putative, translating to MKKFIYITTTYIVLFTSLEITYGRRIETEKKNHDTQLNNFYLYHNLGGNLNDSNSSNEKQYNNKNNSINDKKCIQPHSITYFGNQKDTVNDEITLYNGYTNKNDFDTFKSFNNDNEKSNRKETIVKSSFIQKSIAPPFKPYLYDEIDIIYGVSYTNENLESFYVKLQMCHDLRTIDSTGYYSSKTLLNSILNKLRKIQDDISAIEKGCESQRTNVIDEMVKFQNPLYEFYKSPMDVYYNSYEIAKRDYVNCVLPRFKNIEPRLDGILSSLKLEYDYVGYYSYWDIDAAYKKYAIDAHNNILFSVNDIKNHPIPNDKETVPHIKSLIQILESEGEQERLRNKLIFLKNQFEDVIYKSTMYKENCLSSNSLMKDYLKDSEISPYYYELLEKIKRIIKIRKIFSYNARKLDYLRIVYNHQKGVLNNFVKTLGKLLIQKPDPNNNQIFIDDFDEFDKPIPKSNLTALETKFIEIFKQKWDSYDNKKTLGKNSDQDNTVTLILRRMDEFKGIIDTMKIYNRKSVTSKEKILSEIDQNLNKRTYKEIENGLKESYTLAKNWKALKLQIKTQLEEDYQSAIELEKEINDLFDKYLEINGETIYINTLKFELKEKIKNISDKNEYVKKAIDLKKVVENNNAYIDELAKTSPYQVTEYVNKKDKIYSTIKLELSKIYKGDLDALYNELSSIVKENAIDNTEDKTELENLKSKIYEEYNKIQNIETETVKLNLSTIENKKNELSSTIVEMKKHIYKELNNELNTIVENFKSKENQLSSNISDYSNYKDELNKYKSKISEIKNQYNDQSNIDNIKDEEAKDSYEKSKEYIKTISNKEDEISKTINEMKRMKNDILNKVNVFVNLENSHKEKINSDHESFGELVNKIKNEISDDQLNYYEKKFNDTKSLINETRKSIEEEYQNMNTLKKANMYLKICKNTIESIKNFRNKQNKLNEMLNKNIDVIKNCNLIEKSYTNKFDKTLTDKKTELEKTFTELSLSSYEANNNELIKYFNDLKKNLGTPKGKTLYQQLDENEKATNDIEQKNINANKNISNIEMIIHTSIYNISDEIEKLIGTNIELLNKEILKKAETSITNFNEIKQKLKHYNFDDFAKEENKKYADEITKIKNHINTLDQKVDQNIKKLTEIKNQSEKYAGETKMQITDLEDVADKTIYNEDPKEIEKKIENIVTKIDKKKNIYDNMNKLLNEIAEIEKDKTSLEEVKNINMSYGKSLNKLFLDKIDDEKKKSEDMIKSMEKYIKDLDEIKNQSPKAEMSTFNVSHSKYKDHYITSQNNGKYISDIREKSLKLTEGNYEKSNINDIKNTLQIYLLDAQKHNSDINLYLNEITNLYNILKLNNIKNIIDEVKEFTKKIEEYNKNVKSELDKSETLIKTIKENSNLETCKSKIESTVDGKDVNECIKKVKESKNYILSEESNNDTYFKNAKENNENASLLFKNIEMANNKVKYIMETKKDNDTSDINYNLDELKENMDKSKKDKDEADKNAKQTEKNKILFEQYKKDVTELLNKYSELAIKNNIAQTKKDSNIIINEIKELQKRATLQAEASEQKINTIKKEKFSIEDDNANNNKSNQAAIGIQTSLENLENKLLKITNINKKINDCLTETETIEKQISSSSINSQDTELSSLQTFLESLKDKKKNIEEQKTELDNLDSEINSIGNDVDQHKKNYEIGILEKIKETAITNKEELESIKTSIESTIKNVISSFNTNDLEGINTNENLEKYNTEMNNIYNEFITSYNLIINYSEDASKEPITYDQIKNTRITAQNELLKIIESKNKSKSYLDNVKIKEVDRIITHFKNKLDNVNDKFTNEYSNINKGLEDISKSIENVKTSTNENSLFDILKKTKDAYMGMIGKTYYSYKDEAENIFKNMVKLAYSLNIQIQNNSGINLFDNVNIAVLSSLSSETKDTLKFIPSPENEPEIYTKIRNSYDTLLDIFKKSRDTHKKEQDTLNIMNKNQHLYEKIHASNELKGALSDTQYKKEKILNDVKLVLHKFDELNQLTCDSQNYDTILELSNHNQIKTQIDNYEQEKRKFGMDFNVTIMEEKLDNIIKSIEKFENNHDSSEKEDSNIQSTDQLNEMTELFNTEIKIIENKIIEKNSLVDKLTKMRKECLLFSYTTLVETLKSKVINYSEFITSATKFSKEYLEYINNSTNSLNDDIDTLQTKYNLNQTKKHMVNNIADITNDSNNLIEREKEATQTINNLTKLFTIDFQNADANMLYNNKLQMTYFYSQLQKSIESIKQLYRKIRAFKLANIYLINEKYSDISKQFDNILQLQKNKLTENLNNLKEIEQYVSDKKRNFLHTVNENTNSNFNTLKEIYDNIISRENKAHDIENVNNKENENIMLYTDTITKLTEKIQDILNFVTTHENDNNIIKQHIQDIDENDASKIKEILKTTIQSFQQIQNKINEIKDQFYGNNNINSIIITISQNANDVKTLFSKDLTIENELTKIQNRLENIKNAAHENRSEQMIQYTNAIHNYVVQQFNKIENNPNQNEIDSTMENIRNYNKESEVKLQQISNSKNEFASIIPEIAKLIALIKSKYGNNNNNISYKAAIKHEEDAQNILNDLNKSQNILSQSINQNKKSIEDLGYKKHGIHNNNNLHTVNKDQKISQIKYPNNTYHNDNDDEKYKNYHHSNSDKTGSSKTKSSGDSIKYAGAIAFGLVACYAVVNFQKKDDTNEMDLYNDEGFCHEAESKYFEREDEIIEINMNEDY from the exons atgaaaaaatttatttatattacaaCTACTTATATTGTTCTGTTTACTTCATTAG AAATAACTTATGGGAGACGAATTGAGACGGAAAAAAAGAACCATGACACACAgttaaacaatttttatttatatcataatttaGGAGGAAATCTTAATGATTCAAACTCttcaaatgaaaaacaatataataataaaaataattccattaatgataaaaaatgtatacaaCCTCATTCAATTACCTACTTTGGAAATCAAAAAGACACAGTGAATGATGAAATCACATTATACAATGGCTACACAAATAAAAACGACTTTGATACTTTTAAAAGTTTTAATAATGACAACGAAAAATCAAATAGAAAGGAAACTATAGTTAAAAGCTCTTTTATCCAAAAATCTATTGCACCACCATTCAAgccttatttatatgatgaaatagatattatatatggtGTATCATATACAAACGAAAACTTAGAATCTTTTTATGTGAAATTACAAATGTGTCACGACCTTCGAACCATAGACAGTACCGGCTATTATAGTTCAAAAACTCTATTAAATTCCATATTGAATAAACTCAGAAAAATACAAGATGATATAAGTGCAATAGAAAAAGGATGTGAATCTCAAAGAACCAATGTAATAGATGAAATGGTCAAATTCCAAAATCCTCTTTATGAATTTTATAAGAGTCCTATGGATGTCtattataattcatatGAAATTGCCAAAAGAGATTATGTGAATTGTGTCCTTCCacgttttaaaaatatagaaccCAGATTAGATGGTATTCTTTCATCGTTGAAACTTGAATATGATTATGTAGGCTATTATAGCTATTGGGATATAGATGCcgcttataaaaaatatgctatTGATGCAcacaataatattttattttctgtgaatgatataaaaaatcatcCGATACCCAATGATAAAGAAACTGTTCCACATATAAAATCATTAATTCAAATTTTAGAGTCTGAGGGGGAACAAGAACGTCTTAGAAATaaactaatttttttaaaaaaccaGTTTGAAGATGTTATATACAAATCGACCATGTACAAGGAAAACTGTTTATCGTCCAATTCATTGATGAAAGATTATCTAAAAGATAGTGAAATTTCACCTTATTACTATGAATTATTGGAAAAGATTAAacgaataataaaaatccGAAAAATTTTCTCTTATAATGCAAGGAAGCTAGATTATTTGAGAATAGTATATAATCACCAAAAAGGGGTATTAAacaattttgttaaaacACTAGGAAAActattaatacaaaaacCTGATCCAAATAACAATCAGATATTTATAGATGATTTTGATGAATTTGATAAGCCAATACCCAAATCTAATTTAACAGCATTagaaacaaaatttattgaaatatttaaacaGAAATGGGATTcttatgataataaaaaaactcTTGGCAAAAATAGTGACCAAGATAACACTGTAACCTTAATTTTACGTAGAATGGACGAATTCAAAGGCATAATTGATACtatgaaaatttacaaCAGAAAGAGTGTTACTTCAAAAGAGAAAATTCTTTCTGAAATCgatcaaaatttaaataaacgaacttataaagaaatagaaaatgGATTGAAGGAATCTTATACATTAgcaaaaaattggaaaGCATTAAAACTCCAAATAAAAACACAATTAGAAGAAGACTATCAAAGTGCTATTGAATtggaaaaagaaattaacGATTTATTTGACAAATATTTGGAAATAAATGGTGaaaccatatatataaacacgTTAAAATTcgaattaaaagaaaaaattaaaaatatatctgataaaaatgaatatgttaaaaaagCAATTGACTTAAAGAAGGTGGTAGAAAATAACAATGCATACATTGATGAATTAGCTAAAACCTCGCCATATCAAGTTACggaatatgtaaataaaaaagataaaatatatagtacAATAAAATTAGAGTTAtctaaaatttataaaggCGACCTGGATGCACTGTATAATGAATTGTCTTCTATAGTTAAAGAAAATGCCATTGATAATACAGAAGACAAAACGGAActtgaaaatttaaaatcgaaaatatatgaagaatataataaaattcaaaacATAGAAACTGAAACcgttaaattaaatttaagtaccatcgaaaataaaaaaaatgagcTTTCGAGTACTATTGTcgaaatgaaaaaacatatatataaggaaCTTAACAATGAGCTAAATACAATAgtagaaaattttaaaagtaaAGAAAATCAGTTGTCAAGTAATATAAGCGATTATTCTAATTATAAAGacgaattaaataaatataaatctaAAATTTCAGAAATCAAAAATCAATATAATGATCAAAGTAATATAGACAATATAAAGGACGAAGAAGCAAAAGATAGCTATGAAAAATCCAAAGAATACATCAAGACAATATCTAACAAAGAAGACGAAATATCAAAAACCataaatgaaatgaaaCGCATGAAAAATGACATCTTAAATAAAGTGAATGTATTTGtgaatttagaaaatagtCATAAAGAAAAGATTAACTCAGATCACGAATCATTTGGTGAATtggtaaataaaataaaaaatgaaatttcaGATGACCAGttgaattattatgaaaaaaaatttaatgataCTAAGTCTTTAATTAATGAAACAAGAAAATCCATTGAAGAGGAATACCAAAACATGAATACTCTTAAGAAGgcaaatatgtatttaaaaatatgtaaaaatacgATAGaatctataaaaaatttccgtaataagcaaaataaattaaatgaaatgttaaataaaaatattgatgtcataaaaaattgtaatttaatagaaaaatcgtatacaaacaaatttgataaaacaTTAACAGATAAAAAGACagaattagaaaaaacaTTCACAGAATTGTCTTTAAGTAGTTACGAAGCGAATAACAATgaattgataaaatattttaatgatttaaaaaaaaatttaggAACACCTAAAGGAAAAACCCTATATCAACAACTCGATGAAAACGAAAAGGCTACTAATGATATCgagcaaaaaaatattaatgcaaataaaaatatttcaaatatcGAAATGATAATTCATACATCAATTTATAACATTAGTGACGAgatagaaaaattaattggAACAAATATAGAACTcctaaataaagaaatactTAAGAAAGCAGAAACCAGTATAActaattttaatgaaataaagcaaaaattaaagcattataattttgatgattttgcgaaagaagaaaataagaaatatgCTGATGAAATTaccaaaattaaaaatcaTATTAATACCTTAGATCAAAAAGTCGATCAAAACATAAAGAAATTAacggaaataaaaaatcaatcAGAAAAGTATGCTGGTGAAAcaaaaatgcaaataacTGATTTAGAAGATGTAGCAGATAAAACCATATATAATGAGGATCCAAaggaaattgaaaaaaaaatagaaaatatagTAACAAAAAtcgataaaaaaaaaaatatatacgataatatgaacaaattattaaatgaaatagcggaaatagaaaaagataaaactTCGTTAGAagaagtaaaaaatataaatatgtcaTATGGAAAAAGTTTAAATAAACTATTTTTGGACAAAATTGATGacgaaaagaaaaagtctgaagatatgataaaatcaatggaaaaatatataaaagaccttgatgaaataaaaaatcaatcACCCAAAGCGGAAATGAGCACATTTAATGTATCACATTCCAAGTATAAAGATCATTATATTACTAGTCAGaataatggaaaatatatttctgaTATTCGTGAAAAATCTTTAAAACTAACAGAAGGAAATTATGAGaaatcaaatataaatgatattaaaaacacgttgcaaatatatcttttagACGCCCAAAAGCATAATAGTGACATAaatctttatttaaatgaaattacCAATctatataacattttaaagttaaataatattaaaaatattattgatgAAGTAAAAGaatttactaaaaaaattgaagaatataataaaaatgtaaaatcgGAGTTAGATAAATCAGAAACATTAATTAAAACCATCAAAGAAAACTCAAATTTAGAAACATGCAAATCGAAAATAGAATCAACTGTAGATGGTAAAGATGTTAATGAATGCATAAAGAAAGTTAAAgaatcaaaaaattatattttaagtgAAGAATCTAACAACGACacctattttaaaaatgctaaagaaaataatgaaaatgcaTCACTACTTTTTAAGAATATAGAAATGGCAAATAACAAAGTTAAATACATAATGGAAactaaaaaagataatgaCACTAGcgatataaattataatttagatGAATTGAAGGAAAACATGGATAAATCTAAAAAAGACAAAGACGAGGCtgataaaaatgcaaaacaaacggaaaaaaataagattCTGTTtgaacaatataaaaaagatgtTACTGaacttttaaataaatattctgaattagcaataaaaaataatatcgcACAAACAAAGAAAGActcaaatattataattaatgaaataaaagaattacAAAAGCGAGCTACCCTTCAAGCAGAAGCATCGGagcaaaaaattaacacaataaaaaaagaaaaatttagTATTGAAGACGACAAtgctaataataataaatccaATCAAGCAGCTATAGGTATTCAAACTTCTTTGGAAAAtcttgaaaataaattattaaaaataaccaatataaacaaaaaaataaatgattgTTTAACAGAAACAGAAACAATAGAGAAACAAATATCAAGTTCTTCCATAAATAGTCAAGATACAGAATTAAGTAGCCTTCAGACATTTTTAGAATCTCTcaaagacaaaaaaaaaaatattgaagaGCAAAAAACAGAATTAGATAACCTTGATTCTGAAATTAATAGTATAGGAAACGATGTTGAtcaacataaaaaaaactacGAAATTGGAATTctcgaaaaaataaaagaaactGCCATTACAAATAAAGAGGAATTAGAATCAATAAAAACCTCAATAGAAtcaacaataaaaaatgtaatatcATCTTTTAATACAAATGACTTAGAAGGTATTAATACTAATGAAAActtagaaaaatataatactgaaatgaataatatatataacgaATTTATTACCTCATACAatctaataataaattattcagAAGATGCTTCAAAAGAACCCATAACATATgatcaaattaaaaatacacGAATCACTGCACAAAATGAActcttaaaaattatagaaagcaaaaataaatctaaATCCTACTTagataatgtaaaaataaaagaagtTGATAGAATAATTActcattttaaaaacaaattagaTAATGTGAATGATAAATTTACAAACGAATATTCAAATATCAACAAAGGTTTGGAGGATATTTCAAAATCTATTGAGAATGTTAAAACCTCAACCAATgaaaattcattatttgatatattaaaaaaaaccaAAGATGCGTATATGGGAATGATTGgtaaaacatattatagCTATAAAGATGAAgcagaaaatatatttaaaaatatggttAAATTAGCatattctttaaatattcaaatacaaaataattcaggcataaatttatttgacAATGTTAATATAGCTGTATTATCTAGCTTAAGTTCAGAAACAAAAGAcacattaaaatttattccaTCGCCAGAAAATGAACcggaaatatatacaaaaatacgCAATTCTTATGATACTCTTCtcgatatatttaaaaaaagtcgAGATACACATAAAAAGGAACAAGAtactttaaatataatgaacaaaaaccaacatttatatgaaaaaatacatgCATCCAATGAATTAAAAGGTGCATTAAGTGATacacaatataaaaaagaaaaaatattaaacgATGTTAAACTAGTTTTACATAAATTTGATGAATTAAATCAATTAACATGTGATTCTCAAAATTATGATACTATTTTAGAATTATCAAATcataatcaaataaaaaccCAAATTGACAATTATGAGCaggaaaaaagaaagttTGGAATGGATTTTAATGTAACGATTATGGAAGAAAAATTGGATAACATCATTAAATCTATAGAAAAATTCGAAAATAACCATGATTCTTCAGAAAAAGAAGACTCTAATATACAATCTACTGATCAATTAAACGAAATGactgaattatttaatactGAGATAAAAATCATTGAGAACAAAAtaatcgaaaaaaatagtttagTTGATAAACTAACAAAAATGAGAAAGGAATGCCtgcttttttcatatacaACATTAGTCGAGACTCTTAAAAGTAAAGTAATTAATTACTCGGAATTTATAACATCGGCAactaaattttcaaaagaatatttagaatatattaataatagtaCTAATTCTTTAAATGATGATATCGATACATtgcaaacaaaatataatttgaatCAAACAAAGAAACATATggtaaataatattgcCGATATTACGAACGATAGCAATAACTTAATAGAAAGAGAAAAAGAAGCTACTCAgacaattaataatttgacCAAGTTATTTACAATAGATTTCCAAAATGCTGATGCCAATATGTTATACAATAATAAGCTACAAATGACTTATTTCTATTCCCAACTTCAAAAGTCAATTGAATCCATAAAGCAATTGTATAGAAAAATACGCGCCTTTAAATtagcaaatatatatcttattaatgaaaaatattccgATATATCCAAacaatttgataatattttacagttacagaaaaataaattaacagaaaatttaaataatttaaaagaaattgaACAATATGTTtctgataaaaaaagaaatttcCTTCATACagtaaatgaaaatacaaattcCAATTTCAATACGCTTAAAGAgatatatgataatatcATTAGTCGTGAAAACAAAGCCCATGATAttgaaaatgttaataataaagaaaatgaaaatataatgctaTACACAGATACAATTACCAAATTAACAGAAAAAATACAAGATAtcttaaattttgttacaactcatgaaaatgataataatataatcaaGCAGCATATTCAAGACattgatgaaaatgatgcatcaaaaattaaagaaattCTAAAAACCACAATACAATCATTTCAGcaaattcaaaataaaataaatgaaatcaAAGACCAATTTTATggtaataacaatataaatagtatTATAATTACCATATCACAAAATGCAAATGATgtaaaaacattattttctaaGGATTTAACTATAGAAAACGAACTCAcgaaaatacaaaatcgtttagaaaatattaaaaatgctGCTCATGAAAACAGAAGCGAACAAATGATTCAATATACTAATGCTATACACAATTATGTTGTGCAAcaatttaacaaaattgaGAATAATCCAAATCAAAACGAAATAGACAGCACAATGGAAAATATACGAAATTACAATAAAGAATCCGAAGTAAAATTACAACAAATATCAAATTCCAAAAACGAATTTGCATCAATAATCCCAGAGATTGCTAAGCTTATTGCTTTAATTAAATCTAAGTAtggcaataataataataatatctcATATAAGGCTGCCATTAAGCATGAAGAGGATGCCCAAAACATACTtaatgatttaaataaaagcCAAAATATCCTTAGCCAAtcaataaatcaaaataaaaagagtATAGAAGATTTAGGATATAAAAAGCATGGTATTCACAATAACAACAATTTACATACTGTTAATAAAGACCAAAAAATATcgcaaataaaatatcctaataatacataccataatgataatgatgatgaaaaatataaaaattatcatcaCTCAAATTCAGATAAAACAGGTTCCTCCAAAACCAAAAGTTCAGGAGATTCTATTAAATATGCGGGAGCAATTGCATTTGGTTTAGTAGCGTGCTATGCAGTTGTAAAtttccaaaaaaaagatgataCAAATGAAATggatttatataatgatgAGGGTTTTTGTCATGAAGCGGAAAGTAAGTATTTTGAAAGAGAGGACGAAattatagaaataaatatgaatgaaGATTAttga